In Paenibacillus algicola, a genomic segment contains:
- a CDS encoding chymotrypsin family serine protease, with protein sequence MFVRKYILPVFLAALLLCSSITSVHAERSSNPEAKAFYGTLSEIQAVTQQNELNEIPYPIDLTTPPELLKNSIVLAEYAEKQRVRADLPTIKELIESDPTRFSGHYYDADIGTVTVLITEDSESLKALVRKSSKNGDKIKFEVTKYSWADITEAKEKIKRTVEPGTVLALIPDTINNKLIVALDEKSSTQTQLKQTVSSLFLEKSDMLVYTTLPASALKTETDNTHWGSTIPIGTKIGGNYRQDPADPTQMFYGVCTNGYFGVNAADQDVMVTSGHCQTAGTVSAWYQPTWATSSIGNFTFRTTSPGDGSSAASDSGYITLNSGISPRARVPYPTSTNMAMVTGVYVSDTVGDTVYMRGANSGTTTSGTIKYSNVDVWWGSEGYGYKNNEVLASGYTSIGGDSGGTVLTNYAYNNNLSGWTFQLAGTHTGTLTVHQDLQSGIKAGTYKVYEPLWTTYSDLGLTALYLIAP encoded by the coding sequence ATGTTTGTAAGAAAGTATATACTCCCTGTTTTCCTGGCAGCTTTACTCCTTTGCAGTTCAATCACTTCTGTACATGCAGAAAGAAGCTCCAATCCTGAAGCAAAGGCTTTTTACGGGACACTCTCCGAAATCCAGGCTGTAACTCAGCAAAATGAATTGAACGAGATTCCGTATCCGATTGATTTGACTACTCCTCCAGAACTATTAAAGAACAGCATTGTGCTTGCCGAGTATGCCGAGAAACAGCGAGTGAGAGCAGACTTACCGACCATCAAGGAACTAATTGAAAGTGACCCCACCCGTTTCTCAGGCCACTATTACGATGCCGATATCGGCACAGTAACCGTTCTGATTACGGAAGATTCGGAATCTTTGAAGGCATTAGTAAGAAAATCATCAAAAAACGGAGATAAAATAAAATTTGAAGTAACCAAATACTCGTGGGCGGATATTACTGAAGCGAAAGAAAAAATCAAAAGAACGGTCGAACCTGGAACGGTACTTGCGCTCATTCCGGATACGATAAACAATAAGCTAATTGTCGCCTTAGACGAGAAATCTAGCACACAAACACAATTGAAGCAAACCGTTTCATCACTGTTCCTTGAAAAGTCAGATATGCTTGTCTACACAACCTTGCCCGCCTCCGCATTAAAAACGGAAACCGATAATACACATTGGGGCTCTACTATTCCAATAGGCACAAAAATCGGTGGCAATTACCGTCAAGACCCAGCGGACCCAACACAAATGTTCTATGGCGTATGTACGAACGGATATTTTGGCGTAAATGCTGCTGATCAAGACGTAATGGTGACTTCTGGTCATTGCCAAACAGCAGGCACGGTTAGTGCATGGTACCAGCCGACATGGGCAACGAGTTCGATAGGTAATTTCACATTCAGGACTACATCTCCCGGTGACGGTTCATCTGCGGCTTCCGATTCCGGATATATTACTTTAAATTCTGGAATTTCCCCAAGAGCGCGGGTACCGTACCCTACTTCAACCAATATGGCTATGGTAACAGGTGTATACGTAAGCGATACTGTAGGGGACACCGTCTACATGAGGGGAGCAAACAGTGGAACAACGACTTCAGGCACGATCAAATATTCGAATGTTGATGTTTGGTGGGGTTCAGAAGGGTACGGTTATAAAAATAACGAAGTCCTGGCCTCTGGTTACACCTCGATAGGAGGAGATAGCGGCGGGACAGTTTTAACTAATTATGCTTATAACAATAATCTTTCTGGATGGACCTTCCAACTAGCAGGAACCCATACAGGAACGCTAACAGTACACCAAGATTTGCAGAGCGGTATTAAAGCAGGAACCTATAAAGTTTACGAGCCGTTATGGACAACTTATTCTGACTTAGGCCTTACTGCACTTTATCTCATTGCTCCTTAA
- a CDS encoding DUF6809 family protein: MIVESLLEILCEGKLAPNEKITVKDALYEEFSQTISDRMQRLRESLVPAEFAQLEEVLALRAEIGEMELTATFILCLQAGSRDHEGIDRRPC; this comes from the coding sequence GTGATTGTGGAGAGTTTGTTGGAAATACTGTGTGAGGGTAAGTTGGCACCTAACGAGAAGATTACTGTGAAGGATGCATTATACGAGGAGTTCAGTCAAACCATTTCCGACCGAATGCAGCGTTTACGGGAGAGTCTTGTGCCGGCGGAATTTGCGCAGCTCGAAGAAGTACTGGCGTTGCGGGCAGAGATCGGGGAAATGGAGCTGACGGCCACGTTTATTTTATGCCTTCAGGCTGGGAGCAGGGATCATGAAGGAATTGATCGAAGGCCGTGTTGA
- a CDS encoding helix-turn-helix domain-containing protein, which produces MGINQRTYSDYERGILDFPTALLIQLANYYDTNIDYMLGRTDSSIDSS; this is translated from the coding sequence TTGGGCATTAATCAACGAACCTACAGTGATTATGAACGCGGAATCCTGGACTTCCCCACGGCGTTATTAATTCAATTGGCCAATTATTACGACACAAACATCGATTACATGCTGGGCAGAACAGACTCGAGTATAGACTCCTCCTGA